A single window of Haliotis asinina isolate JCU_RB_2024 chromosome 5, JCU_Hal_asi_v2, whole genome shotgun sequence DNA harbors:
- the LOC137284320 gene encoding RYamide receptor-like — protein MSGQNNYSVLLQTTELFSNASGAPQGDSGVSLTVTIILVLMYTLIILVAVSGNLAVCYIILSDHRMRTVTNLFLLTLALSDIIKAVICNPFSVFANLKLYWPFGSVMCPVWQYLQVVAVYVSSLTLVAMSLDRFVAILFPLKPRMSKSRLLVIIVVILFLSCALPLPTAIKSKVSFPKPQYPNDPSSNGLCLEKWDNDFHKYVYSIGIMVTQYFLPLSVLAFTNGCIGYVVWIKKPPGEADSGRDNRLAASKRRMVKMIIVVVLIYAVCWLPLHVLTLVGDRDQSIYNNSYMNVVFLAIQWLATSHSCYNPFVYFWMNPKFRNGFKRMLRFIQLRKVKEKDANVPFHADHLDRDASSHFDSCGSRYYHSTRTGSSNHVQGVDCM, from the exons ATGAGTGGGCAAAACAACTACTCAGTCCTCTTGCAAACAACGGAACTCTTTTCTAACGCTTCAGGCGCCCCTCAAGGAGACTCTGGTGTCAGCCTCACCGTCACAATTATCCTCGTCCTCATGTACACCCTCATCATCCTCGTCGCTGTGAGCGGGAACCTCGCCGTCTGCTACATCATCCTTTCCGATCACCGGATGAGGACTGTAACCAACCTCTTCCTGCTCACCCTGGCCCTAAGTGACATCATCAAGGCTGTGATCTGCAACCCGTTCTCTGTGTTCGCTAACCTCAAGCTGTACTGGCCGTTCGGGAGTGTGATGTGCCCGGTGTGGCAGTACCTGCAGGTGGTGGCGGTATATGTCAGCTCACTCACCTTGGTCGCCATGAGCCTGGACAGGTTCGTCGCCATCTTATTTCCTCTAAAACCTCGGATGTCAAAGAGTCGCCTGTTGGTCATAATTGTGGTAATTCTCTTCCTGTCATGCGCGTTGCCTTTACCAACAGCCATCAAATCGAAGGTATCATTTCCCAAACCCCAGTACCCCAACGACCCTTCATCCAACGGGCTCTGCCTGGAGAAATGGGACAATGACTTCCATAAGTATGTGTACAGTATCGGTATTATGGTGACACAGTACTTTTTACCTCTGTCGGTTCTCGCGTTTACAAACGGCTGTATCGGGTATGTCGTGTGGATTAAAAAGCCTCCTGGAGAAGCTGACTCCGGTCGGGACAACAGACTGGCTGCATCCAAGAGACGG ATGGTGAAGATGATCATCGTGGTGGTGTTGATCTACGCTGTGTGTTGGTTACCTCTGCACGTCCTCACCTTGGTGGGCGACCGGGACCAGAGCATCTACAACAACAGCTACATGAACGTCGTCTTCCTCGCTATCCAGTGGCTGGCGACCAGTCACTCCTGTTACAACCCCTTCGTCTACTTTTGGATGAACCCAAAGTTTAGGAATGGTTTCAAGAGAATGTTGCGATTCATTCAATTAAGGAAAGTGAAGGAAAAAGACGCCAATGTCCCTTTCCATGCAGACCACCTCGACCGGGACGCATCAAGTCATTTTGACTCCTGTGGTTCCAGGTACTATCACAGCACAAGAACCGGCAGCAGTAACCACGTGCAGGGTGTGGACTGCATGTAG